From Candidatus Paceibacterota bacterium, one genomic window encodes:
- a CDS encoding glycosyl hydrolase, translated as MKSHAWMILLATLWLHPNPCPGQVFRKDTFHNPPVKFWPRPLWFWNNTTVTREGITNQMQEFRDKCGYGGFGILPFKKNFRPEYLTEDYFQIYGAALDKARELGLTMSLYDEYGFPSGSGGAFTTGDGVPRFKLRFPEQTIKRLDKAEEEVTGPVEYEKQMPPGKLMGVVAMNVASLKRVDLTGKVLNGSLRWKVPPGRWKVMIFVCVKDGEPIVDYLNPEYSRNYIEMTHEAYYSRFKEFFGTVISGTFFDEPSMFHAGFRMWTDSFNERFKAEYGVSPVLLYPAAWYDIGPETESARNRLFGFRAELYAKGFTKEANDWSVAHGVTATGHTAPEEALVPVNASGDLIKSFRHLEIPGVDKIGGSRPAERFYKLISSSAYNWDRSLVMSETYGAMPDYRKPGDLSWNQIYSIAMDQYAKGINMMIPHAVWYDTANVTYKPELSHRNPLYAEHLRDFTRFLARLNVMLQPEGRHVADIAVLYPIHSLQAQHFFDKRKGPSNIDGPPDPDDEYYKAATAQIDYVDVANWLTETAGKDFTFLHPEVMEEKCVVADGILRLRNKVNREDFRVLIIPSCGTISVGNMRTARDFYKSGGKVIFTTRLPSKSAEPNQDREILKLVRSILPDGRTAEMASNRRGGKACFIPRPGGQVLRDTLLKMADSFDVEYPADENVRCIHKVAGGRHLFYFANLGGTTVDVPVKLRGSFELEVWDPHKGTVEALAGCRNNGPASNSASAKLTLEPYHSLFWLEAER; from the coding sequence ATGAAATCTCATGCCTGGATGATCTTGCTGGCGACCTTGTGGCTGCATCCCAATCCATGCCCGGGACAGGTTTTTCGCAAGGACACATTTCATAACCCTCCGGTCAAATTTTGGCCCAGGCCGCTTTGGTTCTGGAATAACACCACTGTGACCCGCGAGGGAATAACCAACCAAATGCAGGAGTTCCGGGACAAATGCGGTTACGGCGGGTTCGGCATCCTGCCGTTTAAGAAGAACTTCAGGCCCGAGTATCTGACCGAAGATTATTTCCAGATCTACGGTGCGGCGTTGGACAAGGCCAGGGAACTAGGGCTGACCATGAGCTTGTACGATGAATACGGGTTTCCCAGCGGATCGGGCGGGGCTTTCACGACCGGCGACGGTGTCCCGCGCTTTAAGCTCAGATTCCCGGAACAAACGATCAAGCGCCTCGATAAGGCTGAGGAGGAAGTGACCGGCCCGGTTGAGTATGAGAAGCAAATGCCGCCGGGGAAGCTCATGGGGGTCGTGGCAATGAATGTCGCGAGCCTGAAGCGCGTGGACTTGACGGGCAAGGTGTTGAATGGATCGCTGCGATGGAAGGTTCCCCCGGGGCGATGGAAGGTCATGATTTTTGTGTGTGTTAAGGACGGAGAACCTATTGTTGATTACCTCAACCCGGAATACTCGCGAAACTATATTGAGATGACACATGAAGCGTATTATTCGCGCTTCAAGGAATTCTTTGGAACGGTCATCAGCGGAACGTTTTTTGACGAGCCTTCCATGTTTCACGCCGGGTTTCGCATGTGGACGGATTCCTTCAACGAGAGATTTAAGGCGGAATACGGCGTCAGTCCGGTCCTTTTGTATCCCGCGGCATGGTATGACATTGGTCCGGAAACCGAATCAGCCCGGAACCGCTTGTTTGGCTTCCGGGCGGAATTGTATGCCAAGGGATTCACCAAGGAAGCGAATGACTGGTCTGTTGCGCACGGCGTCACCGCGACCGGGCATACCGCGCCCGAGGAGGCGTTGGTGCCGGTGAACGCCTCCGGCGATCTGATCAAGTCCTTCAGGCATCTTGAAATTCCAGGGGTGGATAAGATCGGCGGCAGCCGCCCGGCAGAGAGGTTCTACAAGCTGATCAGTTCCTCCGCTTACAATTGGGACAGGTCTCTGGTGATGTCCGAAACCTACGGCGCGATGCCGGACTATAGGAAGCCCGGGGACCTCTCCTGGAACCAGATTTACTCGATTGCGATGGACCAATATGCCAAGGGGATCAACATGATGATTCCCCATGCCGTGTGGTACGATACGGCCAACGTTACCTACAAGCCCGAGTTGTCGCATCGCAATCCGCTTTACGCGGAGCATCTGCGGGACTTCACGAGGTTTCTGGCGCGGCTGAATGTGATGCTGCAACCGGAGGGACGGCACGTGGCCGACATCGCGGTGCTCTATCCGATTCACTCATTGCAGGCACAACACTTCTTCGATAAGCGAAAAGGCCCTTCGAACATAGACGGCCCGCCGGACCCTGACGACGAATACTACAAAGCGGCGACTGCCCAAATCGATTATGTGGATGTCGCGAACTGGCTTACCGAGACGGCGGGCAAGGACTTCACCTTCCTTCACCCGGAGGTGATGGAGGAGAAATGCGTTGTGGCTGATGGAATCCTTCGACTCCGGAACAAGGTGAACCGCGAGGATTTCCGGGTGCTCATCATTCCTTCGTGCGGGACGATATCCGTCGGCAATATGCGAACGGCAAGGGATTTTTATAAGAGCGGAGGGAAGGTGATTTTTACCACCCGCCTGCCTTCCAAGTCCGCCGAGCCGAACCAAGACCGTGAGATATTGAAACTGGTGCGCTCAATTCTTCCGGACGGCCGGACAGCGGAGATGGCGTCGAATCGCCGCGGCGGAAAGGCGTGCTTCATTCCCCGCCCTGGCGGACAGGTGCTGCGGGATACCCTGCTCAAGATGGCGGACAGCTTTGACGTGGAATACCCGGCTGATGAAAACGTGCGCTGCATTCACAAGGTGGCCGGTGGCCGGCACTTGTTCTATTTCGCGAACCTTGGCGGCACCACAGTGGACGTCCCGGTGAAGCTCAGAGGGAGCTTCGAATTGGAGGTGTGGGACCCGCACAAGGGAACGGTCGAGGCGTTGGCTGGCTGCCGGAACAACGGTCCGGCGTCAAACTCCGCCAGCGCAAAACTCACCCTTGAACCGTACCATTCGCTCTTTTGGCTGGAAGCTGAGCGATAG
- a CDS encoding DUF1501 domain-containing protein, whose amino-acid sequence MSQMHGSNSKSSLAQGIGMTLHLPMSRREVLRVGLFSTAGLLLAHNRLFGAGVGQQTTPAKATATAPDVIKAKSVIQIFLWGGMSHNDTWDPKPDAGYDYNGQMKNFLSTNVDGIRVSEWFPKLAKQADKFSLIRSMTHRNNGHETAAYLMQTAHTPGERLAYPSVGAVFAYLRSGEYKGLIPPYVVLTRPQGRFSEEGFLGPRFKPFATGGDPNAGRFEVEGVVARGINDDRQKNRRELLQKLNTMGSAMASSPQLAASEEARKEAYDLILGEGRAVFDLSREKTELRDRYGRHTFGQDCLAARRMVEAGVPYIVINYPGGWDTHKDHFQAMGRQCPQLDQGLAALLADLKDRGLLDSTLVWCCGEFGRTPKIDWQPPWNGGRNHYGNVFTALVAGGGFKGGHVVGASDAKAEEVKDRPVYPVDLLGSIYQLGGINSSTKLPHPMGQDAHVLPSAEEAVKSGGLLTEIM is encoded by the coding sequence ATGAGCCAGATGCATGGATCCAATAGTAAAAGCTCGCTCGCGCAGGGCATCGGTATGACACTGCACCTGCCGATGTCGCGGCGGGAAGTGCTGCGCGTTGGGCTCTTCAGCACCGCCGGATTGCTGCTTGCCCACAACCGGCTGTTCGGCGCTGGCGTTGGGCAGCAGACGACGCCAGCCAAGGCCACCGCGACGGCGCCCGACGTCATCAAGGCGAAGTCGGTCATCCAGATCTTCTTGTGGGGCGGGATGTCGCATAATGACACCTGGGACCCTAAACCGGACGCCGGCTACGATTACAACGGGCAGATGAAGAACTTCCTGTCCACCAACGTGGACGGCATCAGGGTGAGCGAGTGGTTTCCCAAGCTGGCGAAGCAGGCGGACAAGTTTTCTTTGATCCGCAGCATGACGCATCGCAATAACGGGCACGAGACGGCGGCCTACCTGATGCAAACGGCGCATACCCCCGGCGAGCGGCTGGCGTATCCGAGCGTCGGGGCTGTGTTTGCATATCTCAGGAGCGGAGAATACAAAGGGCTCATTCCACCCTATGTGGTGCTGACGCGCCCGCAGGGCCGGTTCTCGGAGGAGGGTTTCCTCGGCCCGCGGTTCAAGCCGTTTGCCACCGGCGGTGATCCCAACGCCGGTCGCTTCGAGGTGGAGGGCGTCGTCGCCCGCGGCATCAATGATGATCGGCAGAAGAACCGGCGCGAACTGCTCCAGAAGTTGAATACGATGGGCAGCGCGATGGCCAGCAGCCCGCAATTGGCGGCCTCCGAGGAGGCCAGGAAGGAAGCATACGATTTGATACTGGGCGAGGGCCGCGCGGTGTTTGATCTCTCGCGGGAGAAGACCGAATTGCGGGATCGCTATGGCCGCCATACGTTCGGGCAGGACTGCCTGGCGGCCCGGCGCATGGTCGAGGCGGGCGTGCCCTATATCGTGATCAACTATCCGGGCGGCTGGGACACCCACAAGGACCACTTCCAAGCCATGGGCCGTCAGTGCCCGCAATTGGACCAGGGCCTGGCCGCGCTGTTGGCGGACCTGAAGGACCGCGGCTTGCTGGACAGCACCTTGGTCTGGTGTTGCGGTGAGTTTGGCCGGACGCCCAAGATTGACTGGCAGCCGCCGTGGAACGGGGGGCGCAACCATTACGGCAATGTGTTCACCGCGCTCGTGGCGGGCGGCGGGTTCAAAGGCGGGCATGTGGTCGGGGCTTCCGACGCGAAAGCCGAAGAGGTCAAGGATCGCCCCGTATATCCAGTAGATTTGCTGGGCAGCATTTACCAGTTGGGCGGCATCAACAGCAGTACCAAGCTGCCTCATCCCATGGGCCAGGATGCCCATGTGCTGCCGTCTGCCGAAGAAGCCGTGAAGTCCGGCGGGCTATTGACTGAGATCATGTAG
- a CDS encoding DUF1553 domain-containing protein, producing the protein MMKVALSALVALVAVVANAANPEPDPGVFETSILPAPQSQIDRLVRARLSELGMQPVLCSDAVFIRRVYLDVIGLLPTAQEVREFLQDPDTQNKRGILIDRLLGREEFAQYWAMKWGDILRIKAEFPVNLWPNAAQAYHRWVQASIARNKPYDQFARELLTSSGSNFRVGPVNFYRAIQDRTPEGIASAVALTFMGARADAWPKGQLTGMAACFSQIGYKPTREWKEEVVFWDPLNTGAPETNSATNVSASARTNAASQTAVLPDGTRLKLSPERDPRDVFADWLITPRNPWFTRNIANRVWSWLLGRGIIHEPDDIRSDNPPGNPALLAYLEKELVTSRYNLKHLYRLILNSQTYQFSSRPCTDVAQGEANFGSYSVRRLEAEVLIDAINQVTGTSDLYTSAIPEPFTYIPANQPAVALADGSITSTFLALFGRSARATGMENERGNKMLSAQWLHLLNSSHIQRKLEQGPKLKEIINSRRKSPEMTEELYLTILSRYPTPAEVKTVEDYGRPARPRAAKKREDWVDIAWALINSTEFLYRH; encoded by the coding sequence ATGATGAAAGTAGCTTTGAGTGCGTTGGTCGCCCTGGTGGCGGTAGTGGCCAACGCCGCAAACCCGGAACCCGATCCGGGTGTCTTTGAGACCTCGATTCTGCCTGCGCCCCAGAGTCAGATTGACAGGCTGGTCCGGGCCCGGTTGTCGGAGTTGGGGATGCAGCCTGTGCTGTGCTCGGACGCGGTGTTTATCCGGCGGGTCTATCTGGATGTCATCGGCCTGTTGCCCACCGCCCAGGAGGTGCGCGAGTTCCTGCAAGACCCGGACACCCAGAACAAGCGCGGCATCCTGATTGATCGGCTGTTGGGGCGGGAGGAGTTCGCCCAGTACTGGGCGATGAAATGGGGCGACATCCTGCGAATTAAGGCGGAGTTCCCCGTCAATCTGTGGCCCAACGCCGCGCAGGCCTATCATCGCTGGGTGCAGGCGTCCATCGCGCGGAATAAGCCTTATGACCAGTTTGCGCGGGAACTGCTCACGTCCAGCGGCAGTAATTTCCGCGTTGGGCCGGTGAACTTTTACCGCGCCATCCAGGACCGCACGCCGGAGGGCATCGCATCAGCGGTGGCGTTGACATTCATGGGCGCACGGGCGGATGCCTGGCCGAAAGGCCAGTTGACGGGCATGGCCGCTTGCTTCTCGCAAATCGGCTACAAGCCGACGCGTGAGTGGAAGGAGGAAGTCGTCTTCTGGGATCCGCTCAACACTGGCGCGCCGGAGACCAATAGCGCGACAAACGTCTCTGCCAGCGCGCGGACCAACGCGGCGTCACAGACCGCGGTCCTGCCTGATGGAACCCGCCTCAAGCTGTCTCCAGAACGCGATCCGCGGGACGTCTTCGCAGATTGGCTGATTACGCCCAGGAACCCGTGGTTCACGCGCAACATTGCCAACCGTGTCTGGTCATGGCTGCTGGGGCGCGGGATTATCCATGAGCCGGATGACATTCGCTCGGACAACCCTCCTGGCAACCCGGCGCTGCTGGCTTACCTGGAAAAGGAACTGGTCACCAGCCGCTACAACCTGAAACACCTTTACCGTTTGATTCTCAACTCCCAGACCTACCAATTCTCCTCGCGGCCTTGCACGGATGTGGCCCAAGGTGAGGCCAACTTTGGCAGTTACTCGGTGCGGCGCCTGGAGGCGGAGGTGCTGATTGACGCCATCAACCAAGTCACCGGCACCTCGGATCTTTACACCAGCGCCATTCCCGAGCCGTTTACCTACATTCCGGCGAACCAGCCCGCGGTGGCATTGGCCGACGGCAGCATCACGAGCACGTTCCTGGCGTTGTTTGGCCGTTCAGCCCGCGCGACCGGAATGGAAAACGAGCGCGGCAACAAGATGCTCTCCGCCCAGTGGCTGCACTTGCTCAACTCGAGCCATATCCAGCGCAAGCTGGAGCAGGGCCCAAAGTTGAAAGAGATCATCAATTCGCGCCGCAAATCGCCGGAGATGACGGAGGAGCTCTACCTGACTATACTGTCGCGCTATCCAACCCCGGCGGAGGTGAAGACGGTCGAGGATTATGGCAGGCCCGCCAGGCCCAGGGCGGCGAAGAAGCGCGAGGACTGGGTGGACATCGCCTGGGCGTTGATCAACAGCACTGAGTTTCTCTATCGCCATTAG
- a CDS encoding TfoX/Sxy family protein — MPVSPSFQTFVVDQLSRVVPQVRARRMFGGAGLYSGDVFFALIADDTLYFRANDSNRPDFEARQMPPFQPYGPEGEVMQYYQLPDDVLEDVEALRPWAEKALAAAAWARSS, encoded by the coding sequence ATGCCCGTCAGCCCCAGCTTTCAGACCTTCGTCGTTGACCAGCTCAGCCGCGTCGTGCCGCAGGTCCGCGCCCGCCGGATGTTCGGCGGCGCCGGCCTCTACTCCGGCGACGTCTTTTTCGCCCTGATCGCGGATGACACCCTCTACTTCAGAGCGAACGACTCCAACCGCCCCGACTTCGAAGCCCGCCAGATGCCCCCGTTCCAGCCCTACGGCCCCGAGGGCGAAGTCATGCAATACTACCAATTGCCCGACGACGTCCTCGAAGACGTCGAAGCCCTCCGTCCCTGGGCCGAGAAGGCCCTCGCCGCCGCCGCCTGGGCACGTAGTTCGTGA
- a CDS encoding prepilin-type cleavage/methylation domain-containing protein: MIELLVVIAIIAILAALLLPALTKAKQKGQGIGCLNNLKQLQLCWMMYAQDNNDNLVPNGDGAVYKGWIGGQFAVNPRDGTNVNLLKPPSGLLWSYNKSLGIYKCPADQSVAREGGLILGSRVRSVALNGNMNGNSWYTEGTKDTYFTFRKLSQIIRPPPSQAFVFLDENPSTLDDGYFLVVFNTVIWGNDPGIYHNGACGLSFADGHSEIHKWLDPDTRAPVKPVSPRGPRDVPWMQLRTSAPIDPAIPFP; this comes from the coding sequence TTGATCGAGCTACTGGTGGTTATCGCCATTATTGCCATCCTGGCGGCGTTGCTGCTGCCGGCGCTGACCAAGGCCAAACAGAAAGGGCAAGGCATAGGGTGCCTCAACAATCTGAAGCAGCTTCAGCTCTGCTGGATGATGTACGCGCAAGACAACAACGACAACCTCGTTCCCAACGGCGATGGCGCGGTCTATAAGGGTTGGATCGGCGGGCAATTCGCCGTGAATCCGCGGGACGGCACCAATGTCAACCTGCTGAAACCCCCCTCAGGACTCCTGTGGAGCTACAATAAATCGTTGGGCATTTACAAGTGCCCCGCGGATCAGAGCGTTGCCCGCGAGGGTGGCTTGATCCTGGGGTCGCGCGTCCGCAGCGTTGCGCTGAACGGGAATATGAACGGGAACAGTTGGTACACGGAGGGCACCAAAGACACGTATTTCACCTTTCGGAAACTTTCCCAGATCATTCGGCCTCCCCCTTCGCAGGCGTTTGTGTTTCTCGATGAGAATCCCTCGACGCTCGATGACGGCTATTTTCTGGTTGTGTTTAACACTGTCATCTGGGGCAACGATCCCGGGATCTATCACAACGGCGCCTGTGGGCTTTCCTTTGCGGATGGGCACAGCGAGATCCACAAATGGCTGGACCCGGATACGCGGGCTCCTGTCAAACCGGTCAGTCCCAGGGGCCCGCGAGATGTCCCTTGGATGCAGCTTCGCACCTCTGCCCCGATTGATCCCGCTATTCCCTTTCCGTGA
- a CDS encoding PPC domain-containing protein, producing MRTRQPMRRLLIRMPELWMLSLTALLAAGLPAWGQQRAYIGFVYPAGGKQGTTFPVKLGGQGLDGAREVLITGTGVSGKVIQCYRRIGPQEITLLNEQLKGLKRSKPATTEAAMMGAEATMMASEMEATDLGATSAKATAALGQDDQSRNLIARIEKRIAEYCNRPASVALAGLVFLEVTIAPDAEQGPRELRIRTSVGLSNPMVFHVGQLPEFSRKPMLTSSYQVLGKEELALRKRPAEEVESRVTLPCTLNGQVASGEVNRYRFTARRGQRLVITTQARQLIPYIADAVPGWFQPVLVLREADGKEVAYADDYRFKPDPTILCEVPRDGEYVLDIYDSIYRGREDFVYRITIGELPFVTSIFPIGGQAGAPLAIRMKGWNLESAEMAPPALDAGPGIHELVAPARKWVSNRVPFALDPLPDCQESEPNNTLKQAQRVKLPIFVNGRMNQTDDLDVFQFAGRAGDTIAAEVHARRLESPLDSVLRLTDPDGKVLAWNDDYEDAGSGVNTHHADSRLLVKLPADGTYYVHLGDTTRNAGEEYGYRLRISEAMPDFALRVAPSSVSLRSKSSGQLSVHAIRKDGFTGPIKVTLKNPPVGFWGNSVWISGTQQVARLMVKTSLVDTADPVSLTIAGTARIGERQVEREAVPAEDRMQAFLWRHLVPASELKALVYDPSALPQPKRLARVQPVFPPRTNDTLAVNGSSAGKPKFTQQQIAGRLRQLKALFEEELLTDEFYEQKVAECEAAQ from the coding sequence ATGCGGACACGACAACCGATGCGGCGTCTCCTGATCAGGATGCCGGAACTCTGGATGCTGAGCTTGACGGCCCTGCTGGCGGCGGGGCTCCCCGCGTGGGGGCAGCAGCGGGCCTATATCGGCTTCGTGTACCCTGCGGGCGGCAAGCAGGGCACGACCTTCCCGGTCAAGTTGGGCGGACAGGGCCTGGATGGCGCCAGGGAGGTGCTGATCACCGGCACAGGTGTTTCCGGCAAGGTCATCCAATGTTACCGGCGGATAGGTCCCCAGGAGATCACCTTACTGAACGAGCAACTCAAGGGGCTGAAACGGTCCAAGCCGGCGACGACGGAGGCAGCGATGATGGGGGCGGAGGCAACCATGATGGCCTCAGAGATGGAGGCAACAGATTTGGGGGCAACGTCGGCAAAGGCGACCGCTGCGTTGGGGCAGGACGATCAATCGCGGAATCTTATCGCCAGGATTGAGAAGCGGATTGCCGAATACTGCAACCGGCCAGCCAGCGTTGCCTTGGCGGGGTTGGTTTTCCTTGAGGTCACCATTGCGCCGGACGCAGAGCAGGGCCCGAGGGAACTCAGGATCAGGACCTCGGTTGGGCTGTCCAACCCGATGGTCTTTCATGTCGGCCAATTGCCGGAGTTCAGCCGCAAACCCATGCTGACCAGCAGCTACCAGGTGTTGGGCAAAGAGGAGTTGGCCCTTCGGAAACGACCGGCAGAGGAGGTGGAGTCGCGGGTTACCCTGCCCTGCACGCTGAACGGCCAGGTCGCTTCGGGTGAAGTCAACCGGTATCGGTTTACCGCTCGCCGGGGCCAGCGGCTGGTCATCACCACCCAGGCGCGGCAGTTGATTCCCTATATCGCCGACGCCGTTCCCGGCTGGTTTCAGCCTGTGCTGGTGCTCCGCGAAGCGGATGGGAAGGAGGTGGCGTATGCTGACGACTACCGTTTCAAGCCCGACCCCACCATCCTCTGTGAGGTTCCCAGGGATGGCGAGTATGTGCTCGACATCTATGACAGCATCTATCGGGGGCGCGAGGATTTCGTCTATCGGATCACCATTGGCGAGCTGCCGTTTGTGACAAGCATCTTCCCGATAGGGGGCCAGGCAGGCGCTCCGCTGGCAATTCGGATGAAAGGGTGGAACCTCGAATCGGCGGAGATGGCGCCGCCCGCGCTTGACGCCGGTCCGGGGATACATGAGTTGGTGGCGCCGGCCAGGAAATGGGTGTCTAATCGCGTGCCGTTTGCGTTGGACCCGCTACCGGATTGCCAGGAGAGCGAGCCTAACAATACCCTGAAGCAGGCGCAGCGGGTGAAGCTGCCGATCTTCGTCAACGGCCGCATGAATCAGACGGATGACCTGGACGTGTTTCAGTTCGCCGGCCGCGCCGGTGACACGATTGCCGCGGAAGTCCATGCGCGCAGGCTTGAATCCCCGCTGGATTCCGTGCTCAGGCTCACGGACCCGGACGGCAAGGTGCTAGCCTGGAATGATGATTACGAGGACGCGGGCTCGGGGGTGAACACGCATCATGCGGATTCGCGCCTGCTGGTGAAGCTGCCTGCCGACGGGACCTATTACGTTCATTTGGGAGATACTACGCGAAACGCCGGCGAGGAGTATGGCTACCGGTTGAGGATTAGCGAGGCCATGCCGGATTTTGCGCTGCGTGTCGCGCCCTCGAGCGTCAGCCTCCGCAGCAAGTCTTCCGGCCAACTCAGCGTTCATGCGATTCGCAAGGACGGGTTCACGGGGCCCATCAAAGTAACGCTGAAGAATCCCCCGGTGGGATTCTGGGGCAATTCGGTCTGGATCTCCGGCACACAACAGGTGGCACGGTTGATGGTGAAGACCAGCCTGGTGGATACCGCTGACCCTGTCAGCCTGACCATTGCCGGCACTGCGCGGATCGGGGAGCGGCAAGTTGAGCGCGAGGCCGTGCCGGCGGAAGATCGCATGCAGGCGTTTCTCTGGCGACATCTGGTGCCCGCGTCAGAGTTGAAGGCGCTGGTCTATGATCCTTCGGCCCTGCCCCAACCCAAACGCCTGGCGCGCGTCCAGCCGGTTTTCCCGCCCAGGACCAACGACACGCTCGCCGTCAACGGCTCTTCAGCCGGCAAGCCCAAGTTCACCCAGCAGCAGATTGCTGGTCGGCTTAGGCAGCTAAAGGCCCTGTTTGAGGAAGAACTCCTCACCGACGAGTTTTACGAGCAGAAGGTCGCCGAATGTGAGGCGGCGCAATAA
- a CDS encoding alpha-L-fucosidase, with translation MNAGLPPRSRRRQPAQILFCAAAAISLAQSATAAPSSETDSAWAALDRRPNPAWFDDAKLGIFIHWSVFSVPAVAWVYPDKPYGYGGHSCWYGLYVDRLRPLRAPDQQALVEVFHRKTYGDVPFKALAPLFKGEAFDPAQWAALFKRAGARYAFLTSNFHDGYCLWPSPFNPGWNSLDTGPKRDVLGDFSAAMRAAGLRAGFYYSLGEFNHPLYQAARQPGGDLQPFVRQHLQPQLREAVNRYHPSFLYFDGEWEFPLDAFDMRDFLSWLYNASPCKDDVVVNDRFGRGSRGKHGGVFSSEAGVRESGTAHRWCEDRPLSRGNWSYNRFERLEDYLGARDLIHLLVETVAEGGNLHVAISPSGDGAIPMIQQERLVQLGDWLRLNGEAIYDTRPWTVSNEGPLVESLNPHLDAKWHWTETRQRPLVHYTRKGSTLYAICLAQPPSPLLLTAAKSLNVRAVTLLGTQHKVPWTMTDSGLRLTLPPALPGHHAWTFQIEQRKLGTPSKP, from the coding sequence GTGAACGCTGGCCTCCCGCCCCGCAGCCGCCGACGTCAGCCGGCGCAGATTCTATTCTGCGCCGCAGCAGCCATCTCCCTTGCCCAATCAGCCACCGCCGCACCCTCATCTGAAACCGACTCCGCCTGGGCGGCCCTCGACCGCCGCCCCAACCCGGCCTGGTTCGACGACGCGAAGCTCGGCATCTTCATTCACTGGAGCGTCTTCTCCGTGCCCGCCGTCGCCTGGGTTTACCCGGACAAACCCTACGGCTACGGTGGCCACTCCTGCTGGTATGGCCTCTACGTGGACCGCCTCCGGCCTCTCCGCGCGCCCGACCAGCAAGCGCTCGTCGAGGTCTTCCACCGCAAGACCTACGGCGATGTCCCCTTCAAAGCCCTCGCGCCGCTCTTCAAAGGCGAAGCCTTCGACCCCGCCCAATGGGCCGCCCTCTTCAAACGCGCCGGCGCCCGCTACGCCTTCCTCACCTCCAACTTCCACGACGGCTACTGCCTCTGGCCCAGCCCCTTTAACCCCGGCTGGAACAGCCTCGACACCGGCCCCAAACGCGACGTCCTCGGCGACTTCTCCGCCGCCATGCGCGCGGCTGGACTCCGCGCCGGGTTCTACTACTCTCTCGGCGAGTTTAACCACCCGCTGTACCAGGCCGCCCGCCAGCCCGGCGGCGACCTCCAGCCCTTCGTCCGCCAGCATCTCCAGCCCCAACTGCGCGAGGCCGTCAACCGCTATCACCCTTCCTTCCTCTATTTCGACGGCGAATGGGAGTTCCCTCTCGATGCCTTCGACATGCGCGACTTCCTCTCGTGGCTCTATAACGCCTCGCCCTGCAAGGACGACGTTGTCGTCAACGACCGGTTTGGGCGCGGCTCGCGTGGCAAACACGGCGGCGTGTTTTCCTCCGAAGCTGGCGTCCGCGAAAGCGGCACCGCCCATAGATGGTGCGAGGACCGCCCCCTCAGCCGCGGCAACTGGTCCTACAACCGTTTCGAGCGCCTGGAAGACTACCTCGGCGCCCGCGACCTCATCCATCTGCTGGTCGAAACCGTCGCCGAAGGCGGCAACCTGCACGTCGCCATTTCCCCCTCCGGCGACGGCGCCATCCCCATGATCCAGCAGGAACGACTCGTCCAACTCGGCGATTGGCTCCGGCTCAACGGCGAAGCCATCTACGACACTCGACCCTGGACCGTCTCCAACGAAGGCCCGCTCGTCGAGTCCCTCAACCCCCACCTCGACGCCAAATGGCACTGGACTGAAACCCGCCAACGCCCACTCGTCCATTACACCCGCAAAGGCTCGACGCTTTACGCCATCTGCCTCGCGCAGCCGCCCTCGCCACTCCTTCTCACCGCCGCCAAATCCCTGAATGTGCGCGCTGTCACTCTCCTCGGCACCCAGCACAAAGTCCCTTGGACCATGACCGACTCCGGCCTCCGCCTCACGCTTCCCCCCGCCCTCCCCGGCCACCACGCCTGGACCTTCCAGATCGAACAGCGCAAACTTGGCACCCCTTCTAAACCGTAG